One genomic segment of Panicum virgatum strain AP13 chromosome 2N, P.virgatum_v5, whole genome shotgun sequence includes these proteins:
- the LOC120660579 gene encoding uncharacterized protein LOC120660579 isoform X2 → MAVLYVLLICIHSLTPLAELTIIMLVSPASAAAVKKKASAGEKKKAASTAAKESKEQPSNVWTKAHPKFTYGQPILIDAELLVTGTSTVALHTYYMKGCLGNKKNGIVVKYRRQYFWRDCDIEFFLVGFDDLYDLFKLDALDVSLLRCFTLSLLQETKSKAMPVGFLDPELMSLSNITSDKSYVADYLGRALNHYAKKEIIMFPHNPGGHWILVVIIPKWSKVLCFDSLRSKAHDHTLLKEVIDEAFHSYPVRGKGSKSLTRVSQFPDFEVMTNPIDQDVMVKIRERIASFIMSQVINPKGELHCDNPGLNYV, encoded by the exons ATGGCCGTCCTCTACGTCCTCCTGATCTGCATCCACTCACTCACTCCCTTGGCTGAGTTGACGATCATCATGCTGGTCTCTCCTGCTAGTGCTGCTGCTGTGAAGAAGAAGGCCTCTGCTGGTGAGAAGAAGAAGGCGGCTTCTACTGCTGCCAAGGAATCCAAGGAACAACCATCAAATGTATGGACAAAAGCACACCCCAAATTCACTTATGGACAACCTATTCTAATAGATGCAGAACTACTTGTCACTGGAACTTCAACAGTTGCACTCCACACTTACTACATGAAAGGTTGTCTGGGAAATAAGAAAAATGGCATTGTGGTCAAGTACAGGCGTCAGTATTTTTGGCGTGATTGTGACATAGAGTTTTTCCTTGTTGGATTCGATGATTTATATGACCTCTTCAAACTTGATGCATTGGATGTGTCACTTCTGCGCTGTTTCACATT ATCTCTGCTTCAAGAAACTAAGTCAAAGGCCATGCCTGTGGGCTTTCTTGATCCTGAGCTAATGTCCCTATCAAATATAACATCTGATAAATCTTATGTGGCGGATTATTTGGGAAGGGCCCTAAATCATTATGCTAAGAAGGAGATAATTATGTTTCCACATAACCCCGGTGGCCACTGGATTTTAGTGGTAATTATTCCAAAGTGGAGCAAGGTTTTGTGCTTCGATTCTCTCAGGTCCAAGGCACATGATCATACTTTGTTGAAAGAAGTAATTGATGA ggcatttcattcaTACCCAGTCAGGGGGAAGGGAAGTAAGAGCTTGACACGTGTCTCCCAGTTCCCG GATTTTGAAGTGATGACAAATCCCATCGACCAAGATGTAATGGTCAAGATTCGAGAAAGGATTGCCTCCTTCATAATGTCCCAGGTGATCAACCCGAAAGGAGAGTTACATTGCGACAATCCAGGTCTTAATTATGtttga
- the LOC120660579 gene encoding uncharacterized protein LOC120660579 isoform X1, which yields MAVLYVLLICIHSLTPLAELTIIMLVSPASAAAVKKKASAGEKKKAASTAAKESKEQPSNVWTKAHPKFTYGQPILIDAELLVTGTSTVALHTYYMKGCLGNKKNGIVVKYRRQYFWRDCDIEFFLVGFDDLYDLFKLDALDVSLLRCFTLSLLQETKSKAMPVGFLDPELMSLSNITSDKSYVADYLGRALNHYAKKEIIMFPHNPGGHWILVVIIPKWSKVLCFDSLRSKAHDHTLLKEVIDEAFHSYPVRGKGSKSLTRVSQFPCHQQSAGNTCGFYTTYHMLEAMKILGLDNSLDFEVMTNPIDQDVMVKIRERIASFIMSQVINPKGELHCDNPGLNYV from the exons ATGGCCGTCCTCTACGTCCTCCTGATCTGCATCCACTCACTCACTCCCTTGGCTGAGTTGACGATCATCATGCTGGTCTCTCCTGCTAGTGCTGCTGCTGTGAAGAAGAAGGCCTCTGCTGGTGAGAAGAAGAAGGCGGCTTCTACTGCTGCCAAGGAATCCAAGGAACAACCATCAAATGTATGGACAAAAGCACACCCCAAATTCACTTATGGACAACCTATTCTAATAGATGCAGAACTACTTGTCACTGGAACTTCAACAGTTGCACTCCACACTTACTACATGAAAGGTTGTCTGGGAAATAAGAAAAATGGCATTGTGGTCAAGTACAGGCGTCAGTATTTTTGGCGTGATTGTGACATAGAGTTTTTCCTTGTTGGATTCGATGATTTATATGACCTCTTCAAACTTGATGCATTGGATGTGTCACTTCTGCGCTGTTTCACATT ATCTCTGCTTCAAGAAACTAAGTCAAAGGCCATGCCTGTGGGCTTTCTTGATCCTGAGCTAATGTCCCTATCAAATATAACATCTGATAAATCTTATGTGGCGGATTATTTGGGAAGGGCCCTAAATCATTATGCTAAGAAGGAGATAATTATGTTTCCACATAACCCCGGTGGCCACTGGATTTTAGTGGTAATTATTCCAAAGTGGAGCAAGGTTTTGTGCTTCGATTCTCTCAGGTCCAAGGCACATGATCATACTTTGTTGAAAGAAGTAATTGATGA ggcatttcattcaTACCCAGTCAGGGGGAAGGGAAGTAAGAGCTTGACACGTGTCTCCCAGTTCCCG TGCCACCAGCAATCTGCTGGTAATACCTGTGGTTTCTACACAACATATCACATGCTAGAAGCTATGAAAATACTAGGACTGGATAATTCTTTG GATTTTGAAGTGATGACAAATCCCATCGACCAAGATGTAATGGTCAAGATTCGAGAAAGGATTGCCTCCTTCATAATGTCCCAGGTGATCAACCCGAAAGGAGAGTTACATTGCGACAATCCAGGTCTTAATTATGtttga